The window TTGTTAGAATGTTGCGACCATCTCTGTTAAAGAATAACAAATCACTTGAGAGTTCCTTCTTCTTTACTGAATTTCTAATTTAGGGAAACAAACCACATGCATGGAGGATTAAGCAGCCCAAGTTACTTTGGACGATCACTATCTAGCCGTCCCAGATCTTCTCATCCATCATTATGCATTTACTTTGCCCTCCTTGTCAGAAGATCATTCCCTGCATCATCTGCTAGGGAGGGCAAGAGTACTTCCTAGCCATTACCGTTTTCTTTCTCTCCCATAACCCCTTCAATATCAAGGGAGAAgagttctctctctttttttttgaagtagaAAGTGTTTGATCCAGTTTAGCGGCATGAAATTAGCAGGATTCAAGTTTACTCGTATTCTTGCCGAGCCTAAAACAAGAAACTCAAGTTCAGCTTCAAATCACAAGCACACACATCCTAGTTTGCAGTTTGCAGTATTCACACACCATGTGTATTCACTAATTATTTTGCTGAACTTCCATGATGATTCTTTAAGCGCGCTTGGGGAATCCACAAGGTTACAGAATTCTTGTGACATTTTTACATAgtatttctcttttaaaaaaatttaattacatagCATCACCATCGATTCCcagttataattaaaatttcaattaatttggctagtaaacttaataatttattgatttaaagcgagtttgaattaaattagtgaaacaaaaattaaaaattaattgaatgaaaTTGCTCTAAAATGtagattgaattttattttattttttgaataatcaaTTTATTGGATACATTTTTATGGTCTTTTTGTGTGTGAATATATTCCTTGATAAATtacataattttctttataatggATAAGTTCACCATAAGCTCATAGTCCGCTCTACACCTAATAATCACTACCAGCGCCAACTATTAAATACTTGTAAATCCTCGCCGCCGCGAGTAAAAATGAAATCATACTGTCCGTCCGCCTCTCTCTCTccgtataaaaaaaaatccccaaaTTAGAGAAACCTAATAAAATCCCAATTCACGAGCTAAAAATCGAGTTCGAAATTCCCAAATGCAGTGATGAAGCGCTCTTTGATATTTCTTCTATTGATACTTCTGATCTTGTCACCGCTGATCTCTCAATTTTGCCTTTCTGATCAGAGTAATCAGATCACCAAGCTATTCGATCCTCTGCTGCCGCCAACACCGTATGTAAATCTCAGATCATATgggttttatgttatttttttgaattttttattaaaatctaacTCATTTTGATGTAGTAGGCAACAAGATGTAGCGATTGTGGCTGCTTTGGATGGGACAGTGCATTTGGTGGATACTAATTTAAGGAAAACTCGATGGTCTTTTCCGACGGGATCACCTATTTATTCTTCTTATCAAGCTAGAGTTAGCAGTGATGATGATAGGCATAATGGTTCTGAGCTTAGTAAGGACTTGTATTATATTGATTGTGGAGATGATTGGGAACTTTATGTGCATAGCCAGCGCTTTGGAAAAATGGTAATGCGAACCTAACCTTGTATTTGTTTGATGCTTTAGGCTTTAGTTTTTCGAGGATTTAGTTTGCTAATTGTTAATTATGACGTGGGTTTTTTATGGAAAGATATGAATGTCTGTTGAGTGGTCTGCTGCATTGCTGAATGAGTGGTTTTGTTACTTAATTTGCTGTAACTGCTTTTTGTGCAGCGAAAACTCTCACTGAGTGCTGATGAATATATTAGAATGACGCCACATATATCTGATGATGGAGAAATTACGTTGGGGTTGAAAAAAACTACTGCTTTTCTTGTTGATGCTAAGACTGGAAGGGTTGTTCGCACATATAAGTTTGATAATTCTGCTTCGAAAGTAGGGGTTCAAGTTTTTGAAGGGAATGCTGTTATGTTGTCGAAAGATGCTGGAGAATTGGTAGAATCTGGTGATGTTGATCTGGGAGCATTTAAGCATCTGGTTTACATCACAAGGACAGATTATGTGCTGCAACACTATTCTCCAAACTCTTCTGAGATATTATGGAATGTGGCATTTGCAGATATTGAGGGTGAATTCCGGTGTCAGGGGATTCAGAGTTCTTTTGATGGGGTGCCTCCGAATGCCAATGAGGACACAGATGAGACTGAATGGCAATTGCCTTGTCAGAAGAAGACAGTTGCCCTCCGAATTCGTGACCACGGCATGTTTGAATTTGATAAAGTAGCAATTACTCATCTAGGAGGTGGAGCTAACTTTCTTCCTGTTCCATATGACAAACCTCCTTTCGGACATGTTCCTAGATTTCAGCCGGCTCTTCCCACCAGTGGAGACATACCTGTGCTTGCATTGCCCACATCTGAGGGGGAAAACCCTGGGATATTGGCTCCTTTTAGTGGAAACAGTGGCACAGTGAATGCTATAACCCCATCTTCTGAAAATATAGCAAGGTCTCATTTATGGCCTTTTATTACAGCTGTTTTGTCAATTATGGGGTTCATCTTTTACAAATTTTTAGCATCCAGAAAACAGGGCAAGTTGAATAATCCTATTGAGGAACTTCAACCCCGATCTGGGatgccaaaaaagaagaaaaatcggAGATCAGGAAACAACAAGAGTAATCCCAATAATCTGAAAAATCAGAAATATTTGTCTCTTCAGAGTAAGGTTGGAGAAACCAATGAACTTCCACGTGTTGAAAGAGATGAAAGGAACTTGTTATTGACTTTTACCGATCATGTTGATGGTCGAGTAGATGGTCGTAGAATTGGCAAGTTGTTAGTTTCCAACAAAGAAATTGCTAAGGGTAGTAATGGTACAGTTGTGCTTGAGGGAATTTATGATGGGCGTCATGTGGCTGTGAAGCGCCTGGTGCAATCTCATCATGATGTGGCTTTGAAAGAGATTCAGAACCTTATTGCCTCTGATCAACATCCAAATATTGTTAGATGGTACGGGGTGGAGTATGATCAAGATTTTGTTTATCTTGCGTTGGAGCGCTGCACCTGCAGCTTAAATGacttaatttatgttaattctGAATCTTTCCAAAATCAAATACCATCCAAGGATATGGACTCCAACCGCTTGCCTGAGTACATGGTTCGATTGCATGAACATAACAGAAATGTTGAATTGTGGAAGGCCAACGGTTATCCTTCAGTACAGTTGTTAAAATTAATGAGGTCAGTTAATATTCcctatctttttatttctagcaGTCCTTACATAGGCATTAAAGGTGATGATTGGTTAGAGGATTAATAATGCCATTCGTGTCTGCCCTTCAAGAACAGTAATTAAAGAATAAAGGTTTTGCCTTAGATGGATAGTGCATATGCTTTATTCTTTGCAGACTACTTCTGTTAAGGGCTTAAAGAAAATGCATAATCTGCACGATAATGTTTTGCTTAGACATTCTAAATTGGGTCAGAGATCAGAGTTTTGGACTCCTTGAATAACGCTCTCTTTTCTTAGAAGGGAAAAGAAACACCATTAGCACTTTATAATATATGACATCACTGCCCCTACCCTTGAATCAGCTAAAACAATTAGTAAATTACCAAAGAAACTGGATGAAACTTGAAGAACTCTTTATTTCTGCAGGGATGTGGTTTCTGGGCTTGCCCATTTGCATGAACTTGGAATTGTACATCGGGACATGAAGCCTCAGAATGTTTTGATTA is drawn from Populus nigra chromosome 5, ddPopNigr1.1, whole genome shotgun sequence and contains these coding sequences:
- the LOC133694633 gene encoding serine/threonine-protein kinase/endoribonuclease IRE1b isoform X1, translated to MKRSLIFLLLILLILSPLISQFCLSDQSNQITKLFDPLLPPTPRQQDVAIVAALDGTVHLVDTNLRKTRWSFPTGSPIYSSYQARVSSDDDRHNGSELSKDLYYIDCGDDWELYVHSQRFGKMRKLSLSADEYIRMTPHISDDGEITLGLKKTTAFLVDAKTGRVVRTYKFDNSASKVGVQVFEGNAVMLSKDAGELVESGDVDLGAFKHLVYITRTDYVLQHYSPNSSEILWNVAFADIEGEFRCQGIQSSFDGVPPNANEDTDETEWQLPCQKKTVALRIRDHGMFEFDKVAITHLGGGANFLPVPYDKPPFGHVPRFQPALPTSGDIPVLALPTSEGENPGILAPFSGNSGTVNAITPSSENIARSHLWPFITAVLSIMGFIFYKFLASRKQGKLNNPIEELQPRSGMPKKKKNRRSGNNKSNPNNLKNQKYLSLQSKVGETNELPRVERDERNLLLTFTDHVDGRVDGRRIGKLLVSNKEIAKGSNGTVVLEGIYDGRHVAVKRLVQSHHDVALKEIQNLIASDQHPNIVRWYGVEYDQDFVYLALERCTCSLNDLIYVNSESFQNQIPSKDMDSNRLPEYMVRLHEHNRNVELWKANGYPSVQLLKLMRDVVSGLAHLHELGIVHRDMKPQNVLIISEKSFCAKLSDMGISKRLLGDMSSLTQHPTGYGSSGWQAPEQLLHGRQTRALDLFSLGCVLFFCITGGKHPFGENIERDVNIVNDRKDLFLVENIPEALDLFTCLLDPDPEKRPKAQEVLNHPLFWTSEKRLSFLQDVSDRVELEDRENASELLDTLESTATMALNGKWDEKMEAAFINNIGRYRRYKFDSIRDLLRVIRNKSHHYRELPQEIKELLGSHPEGFESYFSRRFPKLLIEVYKVIYRYCKEEEFFRKYIDSNII
- the LOC133694633 gene encoding serine/threonine-protein kinase/endoribonuclease IRE1b isoform X2, whose product is MKRSLIFLLLILLILSPLISQFCLSDQSNQITKLFDPLLPPTPQQDVAIVAALDGTVHLVDTNLRKTRWSFPTGSPIYSSYQARVSSDDDRHNGSELSKDLYYIDCGDDWELYVHSQRFGKMRKLSLSADEYIRMTPHISDDGEITLGLKKTTAFLVDAKTGRVVRTYKFDNSASKVGVQVFEGNAVMLSKDAGELVESGDVDLGAFKHLVYITRTDYVLQHYSPNSSEILWNVAFADIEGEFRCQGIQSSFDGVPPNANEDTDETEWQLPCQKKTVALRIRDHGMFEFDKVAITHLGGGANFLPVPYDKPPFGHVPRFQPALPTSGDIPVLALPTSEGENPGILAPFSGNSGTVNAITPSSENIARSHLWPFITAVLSIMGFIFYKFLASRKQGKLNNPIEELQPRSGMPKKKKNRRSGNNKSNPNNLKNQKYLSLQSKVGETNELPRVERDERNLLLTFTDHVDGRVDGRRIGKLLVSNKEIAKGSNGTVVLEGIYDGRHVAVKRLVQSHHDVALKEIQNLIASDQHPNIVRWYGVEYDQDFVYLALERCTCSLNDLIYVNSESFQNQIPSKDMDSNRLPEYMVRLHEHNRNVELWKANGYPSVQLLKLMRDVVSGLAHLHELGIVHRDMKPQNVLIISEKSFCAKLSDMGISKRLLGDMSSLTQHPTGYGSSGWQAPEQLLHGRQTRALDLFSLGCVLFFCITGGKHPFGENIERDVNIVNDRKDLFLVENIPEALDLFTCLLDPDPEKRPKAQEVLNHPLFWTSEKRLSFLQDVSDRVELEDRENASELLDTLESTATMALNGKWDEKMEAAFINNIGRYRRYKFDSIRDLLRVIRNKSHHYRELPQEIKELLGSHPEGFESYFSRRFPKLLIEVYKVIYRYCKEEEFFRKYIDSNII